The window CGTCCTCGCGGCGCCCGTCGACGGCGCGAACGCGACGGTGGCGCGGGTTGCCGACCCGCTCGTCGCGCTTCCCGGGACCGACCCGCCGGAACACGCGCGGATGGTCGACGAACGGGACCTGATGACGTCGGTTCGCGACCCGCCGAAATCCCGCTCGTCGCGGACACAGCAGTGAGGTCCCCGTCGTGAGAGAACGGCGTAGCAATACCTTCCGGAGCACCAATAATGTTATGTGGTACCAGTGCACACACAAGGTCGGAGGGAGTTCGAATGGCCACCAGCCCGGAATGGACCCATCCAGCCGACGAGCGCATCCTGCAATACCTCGATGAGAACCCGCCCGACTACGTACCCCTCATCGCGAATCGCCTGGGGATGCACCTCGGGTACGTCGAAACGCGGGTCGAGACGCTCGTCGAACACGGGCTCGTGGAGCCGGTGACTGGAGAGGAGATCTACGCTGTCACGTCTCGGGGAGAAGAGTACCTCGCTGACGATACCGCCGCGATTGCCGCGGGCGACTAGTTCTGCCGAGTCGACCGGGCTTCCCGTACCTCGGCCCCGTCCCTGAGTTTATCCTCACAGTTCGGACACACACGGACCGTCGACATATCCTGCGGAGCAAACACACGTACGTAATTTTCGGTGACGAAGCCATCGCAGTTGCGACAGTGTGGCATGTGTTACACAGCAAACACCAAGTGACAAGTATCTTTCCCCTATATGCTGAAAAATACGGCGATGGATGCGGAATACGTCGGTCTCAGAACGTCAGTTCGTTACCACACTCCAGACAGGTGAACTCGAAGGAACCTTCCTCGGTCAGCGACATCCCGTGGCCCGTCTCCTCGCCGCACTCGCTGCAGTGGAGGACCGATTCGATGTCCTCCCAGTCGTGTTTCGAGTCGGGCGCGCCGAAGGCAAAGCCGACGACGGGGTCGTCGTTGTCCTCGTCGTTGAAGCCCTCCTGATACTGGCCCGGCGGGAAGCGGATGACTTCGCCAGCGCCGACGGTGACCTGTTCGGTGGCGTCGCTGCTCGGTTCGTCGGCCACGTCGAAGGTCGCTTCCCCCGACTGGACGTAGAAGAGTTCCTCCTGGTCGTGGTGGGTGTGAAGTCCGCCGGAGAAGGATTCGCCCGGCTCGAGTTCGAAATAGTTCATCGCAAAATGTTCGGTGCCCAGCGCGTCCGAAACCGGTCGGCGGACGCTGTGGACGCCGAGGGGGCTTCGTTCGATATCGACGTCGTCGATGGCGACTTTTCGCATACAGGCCCCACTCTCCGGGGGCGTATAAACTGTTTCCCGGTTCACGCCGGATGCGAAAATACCGTGGCACCCCAAACGATTACCATATTGGGCCCAGTAGACCGGATAGAAACGCCCCATGCGATATTTCGACCTCGTCTTGACCCCGGAACACAACGGGATTCACCCCGTCGACGCCCAGTTGGCCACTATCGAGGGGCTCGAACGGGATTCGCTGTTGCACATCGACGCGTTCGGGGACGGGACGGGCGTGCTGCTCTACCGACTCGTCGGCGACAAGGACGCCGTCGTCGGCGTCATCGAGGACCACGAGGACGTCATCAGTTACGACATCCTCGACGTCGAAGCCGAGGACACCTTCCATCTGTATCTCCACGTCCACCCGGGCGAACCCGCGGGCACCCTGATGGCGCTGTGTTACGAGTTCGCGCTCATCATCGACACGCCCATCGAGTTCACCGACCGCGGGGGCGTGCTCGTGACCATCGTCGGCACCCACGACATGCTCCGTGAGGCGCTGAAAGCCGTTCCCGACCACATCAACATCTCCATCCAACAGGTCGGCCAGTACTCGCCGGGCACCCGCGACATGCTGTCGATGCTGACCGAACGGCAACGTGAGGTGTTCGAAACCGCCGTCGAGATGGGCTATTACGACATCCCACGACAGGTCAATCAGGGCGAACTCGCCGACCGACTCGACTGTGCGCCATCGACCGTCGACGAGCACCTCCGGAAGGCCGAATCGAAGATGCTGTCGGCGCTGCTCCGGAACACCGGCGCCGAAACCGACGAACGACACGCCAGCAACTAGAAAAGCGGACCGGCTATTCGCGACGAGCGACCAACAGCCCGGCAGTCAGCAGGCCGACCAGCGCCGCGATACCACCGAATCCGGGGCCCTCGCCGGGCGTCGGCGTCATGTCTGCGACGGATTGGCCGGTATTACCGCCGCCGTTCTGCTCGTTACTATCGCCACCGGGGGCTTCAGTCGTCTCCGTCTCCGACGACCCACCGCTGCCGTCGTTCCCACCGGCAGCAGACGTCGCTGTCACCGTGGGCGTCGATGTCGCGGTTGTCGTCGGTGTCGCCGTCGGCGTGGACTCGCGCGTCTCCGTCGCCGTGGCCGTCGGCGTTGGGGTCGGCGTCGATTCCGACGTAGAACTGTCGCCCTCCGCGGACGGCGGCGGGCCGAGTTCCGCGCGGGCTTCCTCTTCGTTTTCGAAGTCGCCGACCCAGAAGTAGTGGGAGGTGAGGTGGACTTCCTCGTAGTTGCCCGCGTAGGTCGTCCCGTTCACGAAGCCGGAGAACTGATACCAGCCGGCCTCGCCCGTGTTCTCGACACAATCGCCCAGCACGGCGACCGTCGCGTCGGGCGCATAGAGGTTGATGGTATCGCCGCCGAAGTCGTCGGGGCCGTAGAGGTCGAGGGTGATACGCCGCTCGTTGACGTTGTAGGTCTTCATGTGCTGCAACAGGCTCTCGTCGACCTGTGTGCCCGTGTTGTTGTTCCCGCGGTCGATGCCGAACACGCGGGCGTCGTCGGGGGCACACGCGCTGAAGTCCGCCTGCTCGCTTTCGAGCCAGTAGTAGTCGACGATTTCGAGCCCCCGGTCGGCCTCGAAGGCGTCGGCGCCCGCCGAACTCATCACGTACGTCGCTTGCGTCGCGCTCGGACTCCTGTCAGCGTTTTCCTGTGGATACACCGTGAAGTTCGCCGGCGACCCGTGGGATGCAGCCCCCACCGATGCGAACCCCGCCACCAACGCCGCCGCGAAGACGAGGGCGACGAAAACCGATAACCGAAGATGAAGCCGTGTCATGGTCTTTACTGTAGGCGCATCTTCGATTGTGGACGGATAACCGCTGTGACACCGTAAGCCAGTTTCTACCAGTTGTTACCATCAAGCGACAAAGAAGTACAACAGATGGCGAAGACAGGAGCGAAGGAAAGCCGGAGGAGGGATTTGGACCACGGTCGGAGCGGAGCACCGACCTGATTCAAATCCTCCCTGCCTCCTCGTCTCACCGTGTTCAACAGAAGAGCCGGAGGAGGGATTTGAACCCTCGACCTAATCCTTACGAAGGATTCGCTCTGCCAGCTGAGCTACTCCGGCACTACATTCCAACGTGGGGGGATAATCGTCATAAGGGTTGCGAACTCCGGTCGCCGCGTGGCGAAATCGCGGGGAGGAAAGCCGACCGCCGTCCGAAGGCAGCCGCCCTCAAAGGCTGTCGTTCTGCTGGTACATCCGGGCACCAGCGATGGTAAGCACGAGCGCGAGGAGACCGACGAAGCCGAGCGCGGCCGTAATCGGCGAGTCGATTAGACCGGCACGTTCGCCGACCGGTTCGTCCTCTGTAGCAGTCGCCGTCTCGGTTTCGGTCTGTTCGGTCGAATCCTGCGCGTAGACCGCATACAGCGAGAAGCCGGGTACCTCGGATTCGTAGACGTATTCGCCGCCCTCACTACTGACGAGTTCGGGCTGGTGGACGTCCCAGCCGCCGTCGGTGTAGTGGCCGAGGCGGATGGATTCGGGGCTGCCGCCGGCCGCTTCGAGTTGGGACTCGTCCAGCGTGAATTGGATGGTCGCCTGCTCGTCGGAGATGTTCTCCGGGACGGAGATCTCCATCGCCATGAGCAGTTCACCGGGCGTCGCCGGGACGCCATCGGGGAGTTCGTCCATCTGCGCGATGGTCGCCTGTCCGCCAGCGCCCGCGACGAACGTGATGCTGTCGACGCTGACGTTCTCGAAGTCGACTTCGACGCCCTCCTGTCCGGGCGCAGTATCGGCTATCTGCTGGGCGTCGAACGCGACGGCGCCCGCGGGCGGTTCGACCTCGGACCCATTGGCCGGGTCCGTCGACGTCTCGTTCTGTGACGTGCCGTCGTCAGTCTCGGTGTTGTTTCCAGTGCTGGCATCATCACTACTGCCAGCACCAGACCCACCGCCGCCACCACCAGTACCGGCGCCGCCGCTGCCACCACTACCGCCGTTACCGGCACCGCCTTCATTGCCACTTCCGTCGCCGCTTCCGTCTTCACTGCCATCCTCACTACCGTCTTCGCTTCCGCCACCACTCTCATCGTCACTGCCGTCGCCGCTTCCATCACCGCTGCCATCCTCACTACCGTCTTCGCTTCCGTTACCGTCGTTGCCACCGGGGATTTCCCCGACTGCCGCCACCGTCTCCGTCGACTGGATGACGGGCGCATCGCCCGCGTTCGTTTCGACGCTGAACGCTGCCGCGTCGCCGTCGGTGGCGCTGGTGGTATCGAACCGGATACCGTCTCCATCGGCGCTCTCGATGTGGATACTGTCACCGGCAGCGGTCGCCGAGGCGTTCTCGTCGACCGAAACCACGATGGCGTTCTCGGAGACCGACACCTCGGAGGCGTCCGACAGCGCACCGCTGACGGTCAGCGACTGTTTGGTGTCGAAGGCGATGCCGCCGTCACCCTCGAGACCGACCACGACGTCGCTTCCGGGTGCGATTTGGTGGCCTGTCGTGTCGTTGATACGGACGGCGAGCCCGTTGCTACCGGTCGTGCTGTTCACGCCGGAGTCCAGTTGAGTCGCGTCACCCTCGACGGTGATGTTCGGGGTTCCGACTGCCAATCCGTTGCTGGTCGTCACCTGTACCGGGTCGAAGGGTCCGTTGTCGACCGGCGTCGTGACGACATCGAGACCGCTCTCGAAGTCGGCCGCGTCCGCGTCGGTCGGCCCCTCGAAGCCCGACGTGTTGAACCGGACGTTCGAGAGGGTTACCACCTCGCTGTCGTTGATGTCCCTATCGACCGACACGAGAAGGTGGTTGGCCTCGATGGTCACGGGCACCTCGGTGGCCGACAGGTCACCGTCGGATTCGATAGTTGCCGTGGTCTGGGCGGACGTATCGAAGGAGAGGGAATCGCGGTGCTGGGTCGGAATCGCGACGGTGAGGTTCTGGTCGGCGTCGTGAATCCCCGTCGTGAAGGAGTCCCGGCTGGAAATCTCGACGGTCGTCCCGTTCTCGGGAGCACCGTCGAGCCCGCGAGGGACTGCATAGTCGTCGGCAAATCGGGCGTCGACGCGGTCCGGCAGCAGTCCGTAGGTAGTGGTGTGGCCGTTGATTTCCCATGTAACCTCGCTCGCATTCGCGTCCGCGGGAACGTCGAAGGTCACCCCGTCAAGTTCGAGGATGGCAGTGTCGTTGCTGGAGCCGTCGAAGCGCGCCACCTTGACGCGGATTTCGGTCGCCGAGACGCCGTCGCTCGGGATGTACGCCTCGCCGCTGGGGGAACTGACGGTGATATCGCCGACGTTCCGGTCGTGGAAGTCGATAGGCTCCCCGTCGAGCGAGAGGGTCACTTCGAACTGGGAGGGCAGGTCGCCTTCGTCGCCGCGGAGCACGAGGTTCCGGGCTGGCTCGCTGGGCGTGCCCGTGGGCGCGCCGAACATCGTCTGGTTTTCCGCGCCCGCGGTGACCGCGGCGGAGAATCCACCGTTCTCGTCGGTCGCGGTCAGTTCGTGGTCGAACGGTTCGACGCGTAGTTCGTGGGTCGCGGTCTCGCCGTTGACGCTCCATCGGAGGGACCCGGTGTCGTCGCTACCGGGGTCGAACCGGAGGGTCCGGATTTCGACCGCGACGGGCGGCGAGGAGAGGACGGCGTCGCTGGTCACGTTGAACGCGACGCGGTCGGGGCCGACGTGGGTGACTTCGATGCCCTCGGTCCGGCTCGCGCGTTGCTCGTCGCCGTACTCTCCGATGACGACCAGTTCGATGTCCTCGGGACCCTGGTTGTCCGCGAACGCGATGTCACTGTCGGGAACTCGGAGTTCGCCCTGGAACTCGGTCGGGAACGATTCGTTGGTCGCTTCGACCCGGAGGGTGTCGTCGTCGCTTTCGACACCGTCGGGGAGCTGGTCATCGAAACCGGCGATGAGCGTGGAGGCGTTTCCCCCACCCCCATCGCTCGCCGTCAGGCCGTGGTGCTCCGCTACCGCCGTTCCGGCGAAGGCGACGCCGCCCGCGAGAACGGACAGCGCCACGAGGCCGGCGAGCAGGAGGGCGCGGAGTTCGTGAGTGTGTTCGTCGGTCATGGTTCGGTTCGAGCCAGCCGATATGGCTCCGTCTTGGCTGGCACCACCCACTATCAAACAAAAGGGGTTGTGACAAACGCGTCCAAACGACGGGCATAGCCGGGGGTTATTAACTACGTAAGAGAGGCCCGAACCCCCGCTATCGACGGAATCGGACGTCGAGACAGACGTTGAGTTCGTGGGGCGCGTACGAGCGCACCTCGTGTTTCGTCTGGACGGTCACCTCGTAGTCGGGGGCGGCCGCCTCCCGAATCGCGCGCTCGCCGGGGCCGAAGGGGTCCGACTCGTGTTGGATGTCGTAGTAGTGGAGGACGCAGTCGTCGCCCGCCAGTTCGACGGCCGTTTCGAGGAACTCGTCGGCGCTGTGGGGGAGGTTCATGACCAGTCGGTCCGCCCAGTCGTCGTAGCCCGATATCTCCCGGACGTCGCCGTGAATCGCCGTCACCCGCTCGGCGACGTTGTTCCGTTCGGCGTTCCGGCGCAGGTACTCGATTGCGGCCTCGTTGAGGTCGGTGCCGACACATTCGGCACCCTGCTTTGCGGCCGGGATGACGAAGGGGCCGACACCGGCGAACATATCGAAGAACTGCTCGCCGTCCTCGACCTGTTTGACGACGCGTCGGCGTTCGGTGGCGAGTCGCGGCGAGAAGTACATCTCCGCGATGTCGACCTCGAACTCACAGCCGTACTCGCGGTGGACCGTCTCGGTGCTATCACCGACGAGCAGGTCCCAGTTGCGGATGCGGAGTTCGCCCTCGATGGGCGAGGCACGGTTAACGACCGTATCCAGCGGCAAATCGGAATCCGCGATGGCCTCGGCAATCCCCCGTGCCCGCTCGTCGTCGTCCTCGTCGATGATGGCGATGTCGCCCAGTCGCTCGTAGGAGGGTTCGAATCCGAGGATATCCGCGGGCAGCGTCTGCGTCTCGCGGCGGTCGACGTCGCGGTCGACGACATCGAACTCCGATACGAGTGCGTCGAGGTCCGCGGACTCGTCGAGAGGAATGTAGATATCGCCGTCGACGACCTCGATTTCGTAGGTTCCCGAGAGGGCGTCCAGTTCGGCGATGCGTTTGCGGGCGGCCTCGCCGCGTTCTCTGGGGACGCGCACGCACGGAACAGTCATTGGCCGTGTTCCGCCCGGCGCGGCGGTAAGGCTGACGATGCGGCGCGGTCGGGAGCGCGACGCTTTTGCCGCCACCGCACCCAGACCGTGTATGCTCACTTTCGTTGGCCTCGGCCTCTACGACGAACGCTCCATCACTATCGAGGGACGCGATGCCCTCCGGGACGCCGACCGCGTCTTCGCTGAGTTCTACACCAGCAAACTCGCCGGTGCAAGCGTCGATGACGTCGAAGCCGCCCACGACGTCGATATCGAAGTTCGGGACCGCGCGGGCGTCGAACAGGACCCGGACCCCATCCTCGATGCTGCCGAAGACAGCGACGTCGTCTTCCTCACCGCCGGCGACACGATGATTTCGACCACGCACGTGGACCTGCGCCTGCGCGCCCACGACCGCGGCATCGACACGCGTGTTATCCACGGGACGACCGCCGAAGCAGCGGCGGCCTCGCTGACGGGCCTCCAGAACTACCGCTTCGGGAAGGCGACGACGCTCCCCTTCCCTTACGCCCACGGCGCCGACGGCGTCCCCGGAAGCGTCCTCGATACCATCGCCGATAACCGCGACCGGGGCCTGCACACGCTCGTCTATCTCGATATCAAGGTCGGAACCGGGCCGAAGGGGCCGGACCCCGACCACGAGGAGTACATGACCGCGGATTACGCCGCCAACCTCCTTTCGGATGAACTCGATGCCGTCGGCGTCGTCGTCGCCCGCGCGGGGAGTCAGGACCCCGTCGTCGCGGCCGACAGCCTCGATGCCCTCGCCGAGGAATCCTTCGGCGGCCCGCTGCATCTGCTCGTTATCCCCGGCGACCTCCACATGCTCGAACACGACGCGCTATCGGAACTCGCGGGCGCACCCGAGACGGCGCTCCCGGACCCGGTCTGAATCGCAGCGGCTTCGACCGAAAATCAGTCGTCGTCCGCGCCGGCGGCCGCCGTCGCGTCATCGGCGTCGGGCAACAGCCCGAGTTCCGCCGCCGTATCGCGGTCCTCGCCGGTCACCATATACGCGATGTCGTCGATAATGACGAGCAGTTCGGGGAGTTCCCGGATGACGAACCACGCAATTCCGACCAGCGCAACCACCGATAGCGTCTGGCTGATGATGCCCTCCGCGACGATGTGGGAGACCAGATAGGGGTCCGTCTCGCCGAACAGCGAGAGGAGATACGGCCCGTACCAGCCGTCGAACCACTGGTGGCCGAAGGCGAGGCCGATGAACGTCGTTCGGATGATGTTGAGGACGTAGATGATCGGAATCGCGACCGCAAGCGCCCGGAACTTGCGGCGAAGCGGCGCCTTGACCGCGGCGATACAGCCGATGAAGATGGCCATGCTCCCGAGGGCGGTACAGGCCATCACGATGTTGTAGACGATGCCGGCGTGGTTCGGGTCCGGCGTCTCGAAAAAGAAGGCCGCCTCGAAACCGGCGTAGGCCGGTCGGCGCTCGGCGATGGGGCCGAGGTTCGGGTCGTAACCGAGCGCGTCCATCAGCAGGGCCGTCTGACTGGCGACGTGTTCGACGAGCAGTTGCCGGATGAACGGGAGCGTCTCGGCCGGCAAATAGACCAGCCCCATCACCGCAACTGCTCGACTCAGGACGAACAACGAGTCACGGCCGCTCGCAAGCAGGTAGCCCGCATAGAGACAGGCCGGGACGCCGACCAGCGCCAACAGCGCCTCGATGATGCTGTTGGAGACGAAGAAGAAATGCGGCGCCAAGAGAAGCCAAAAAACGGCGAAAAGCGCCCACGTCCCGCCGACGACGTAGCGTGACAGGTCCGGATAGCGTCGCTCGGCGAGGGCGCCACCGCCGAACAGGGCCACGACGACCCACGCGAGCGGGTCCGTCACCGCCAGCACGTCGAACGGGAGCATCTATCCGAGCGAAGGAGTGGCCGCCTAAAGTCCTTGTCGGCCCGTGTGCTGACCGCACCGAACCGTCACCAGTAGACCGCGTCCGCCCGATGGTCCGCATCGTAGGCCTTGATTCCCTCGCCGCGCAGGCCGGTGATGTTGAGGTCATGGTACAGCGTCGAGTAGGTGTAATCGACGAACGTCATCGGCAATCGTAGCTCGCCGTCTTCCCGAATCGCCGTCAGGAGAGCGGTAAAGGCGTGTTTGTGTCGAGTGTCCCGAACGTAGCCGGCTGCCAGGGGAATCGTCTGGTTCCACGGCGCGATAGCCTGAAACCCCTCCATCGACCGATAGACGAGTTCCCAGCAGAACAGCCCCGTCGAATCGGCCTCCAGCAGCGACTCGAAATCGACGGGGTCCTCGAAGGCAGCCCGGAGGTCCGCCGCACCGAAGATGACGTTATCCTCGATCGATCCCGCAATATATCGCGGCACATCGTAATGGCCGTGCTCGCGAAAGCCCGCCATTAGCCCCTCGACCAGTGCCTGCGTCTCAGCGGGGTCCGTCCCGGTGAACGTCTCGACGATATCGGGGTCGACCGTCCGGTCGCGTCGCCGACGAACCGCAGCCACCATATCAGGCCGAGTTTCGGCGCCAGTCACCCGCTCGAAGAACGCCGACGGTTGGCTGAACCCGAAGGTGTAGTTGCCGGCTTCGAAGTCCCGTGTGTCGACGAACAGTTCGGTCAGCCGACCGCCGAGCCCGTACCTCGAATCGAGGTCTTCGGCATCGCCTCGCGTCGCCGATTCGAAATCCAGCACGTACCGCTCGTCATCGGCGCGCAGTTCGACACCGTCATCGATCACACGGAGGCGAGCCGAACCGATATTCTCGCCGTAGACGGTCCGCATATTTGCCGAAACGGCGGCGGCGAGATCCTGTTTCTTGAGGTTCGTCCCCATACCGAGTTCGCCGTAGCCCAGAATCGTGTTGTGGGCGGCTTTCGCCGCACCGACCGCG of the Natronomonas halophila genome contains:
- the dph5 gene encoding diphthine synthase; the protein is MLTFVGLGLYDERSITIEGRDALRDADRVFAEFYTSKLAGASVDDVEAAHDVDIEVRDRAGVEQDPDPILDAAEDSDVVFLTAGDTMISTTHVDLRLRAHDRGIDTRVIHGTTAEAAAASLTGLQNYRFGKATTLPFPYAHGADGVPGSVLDTIADNRDRGLHTLVYLDIKVGTGPKGPDPDHEEYMTADYAANLLSDELDAVGVVVARAGSQDPVVAADSLDALAEESFGGPLHLLVIPGDLHMLEHDALSELAGAPETALPDPV
- a CDS encoding cupin domain-containing protein — encoded protein: MRKVAIDDVDIERSPLGVHSVRRPVSDALGTEHFAMNYFELEPGESFSGGLHTHHDQEELFYVQSGEATFDVADEPSSDATEQVTVGAGEVIRFPPGQYQEGFNDEDNDDPVVGFAFGAPDSKHDWEDIESVLHCSECGEETGHGMSLTEEGSFEFTCLECGNELTF
- a CDS encoding DUF7563 family protein encodes the protein MPHCRNCDGFVTENYVRVFAPQDMSTVRVCPNCEDKLRDGAEVREARSTRQN
- a CDS encoding helix-turn-helix domain-containing protein, translating into MRYFDLVLTPEHNGIHPVDAQLATIEGLERDSLLHIDAFGDGTGVLLYRLVGDKDAVVGVIEDHEDVISYDILDVEAEDTFHLYLHVHPGEPAGTLMALCYEFALIIDTPIEFTDRGGVLVTIVGTHDMLREALKAVPDHINISIQQVGQYSPGTRDMLSMLTERQREVFETAVEMGYYDIPRQVNQGELADRLDCAPSTVDEHLRKAESKMLSALLRNTGAETDERHASN
- a CDS encoding class I SAM-dependent methyltransferase; protein product: MTVPCVRVPRERGEAARKRIAELDALSGTYEIEVVDGDIYIPLDESADLDALVSEFDVVDRDVDRRETQTLPADILGFEPSYERLGDIAIIDEDDDERARGIAEAIADSDLPLDTVVNRASPIEGELRIRNWDLLVGDSTETVHREYGCEFEVDIAEMYFSPRLATERRRVVKQVEDGEQFFDMFAGVGPFVIPAAKQGAECVGTDLNEAAIEYLRRNAERNNVAERVTAIHGDVREISGYDDWADRLVMNLPHSADEFLETAVELAGDDCVLHYYDIQHESDPFGPGERAIREAAAPDYEVTVQTKHEVRSYAPHELNVCLDVRFRR
- a CDS encoding PGF-pre-PGF domain-containing protein, whose protein sequence is MTDEHTHELRALLLAGLVALSVLAGGVAFAGTAVAEHHGLTASDGGGGNASTLIAGFDDQLPDGVESDDDTLRVEATNESFPTEFQGELRVPDSDIAFADNQGPEDIELVVIGEYGDEQRASRTEGIEVTHVGPDRVAFNVTSDAVLSSPPVAVEIRTLRFDPGSDDTGSLRWSVNGETATHELRVEPFDHELTATDENGGFSAAVTAGAENQTMFGAPTGTPSEPARNLVLRGDEGDLPSQFEVTLSLDGEPIDFHDRNVGDITVSSPSGEAYIPSDGVSATEIRVKVARFDGSSNDTAILELDGVTFDVPADANASEVTWEINGHTTTYGLLPDRVDARFADDYAVPRGLDGAPENGTTVEISSRDSFTTGIHDADQNLTVAIPTQHRDSLSFDTSAQTTATIESDGDLSATEVPVTIEANHLLVSVDRDINDSEVVTLSNVRFNTSGFEGPTDADAADFESGLDVVTTPVDNGPFDPVQVTTSNGLAVGTPNITVEGDATQLDSGVNSTTGSNGLAVRINDTTGHQIAPGSDVVVGLEGDGGIAFDTKQSLTVSGALSDASEVSVSENAIVVSVDENASATAAGDSIHIESADGDGIRFDTTSATDGDAAAFSVETNAGDAPVIQSTETVAAVGEIPGGNDGNGSEDGSEDGSGDGSGDGSDDESGGGSEDGSEDGSEDGSGDGSGNEGGAGNGGSGGSGGAGTGGGGGGSGAGSSDDASTGNNTETDDGTSQNETSTDPANGSEVEPPAGAVAFDAQQIADTAPGQEGVEVDFENVSVDSITFVAGAGGQATIAQMDELPDGVPATPGELLMAMEISVPENISDEQATIQFTLDESQLEAAGGSPESIRLGHYTDGGWDVHQPELVSSEGGEYVYESEVPGFSLYAVYAQDSTEQTETETATATEDEPVGERAGLIDSPITAALGFVGLLALVLTIAGARMYQQNDSL
- a CDS encoding MarR family transcriptional regulator, whose translation is MATSPEWTHPADERILQYLDENPPDYVPLIANRLGMHLGYVETRVETLVEHGLVEPVTGEEIYAVTSRGEEYLADDTAAIAAGD
- the artA gene encoding archaeosortase A gives rise to the protein MLPFDVLAVTDPLAWVVVALFGGGALAERRYPDLSRYVVGGTWALFAVFWLLLAPHFFFVSNSIIEALLALVGVPACLYAGYLLASGRDSLFVLSRAVAVMGLVYLPAETLPFIRQLLVEHVASQTALLMDALGYDPNLGPIAERRPAYAGFEAAFFFETPDPNHAGIVYNIVMACTALGSMAIFIGCIAAVKAPLRRKFRALAVAIPIIYVLNIIRTTFIGLAFGHQWFDGWYGPYLLSLFGETDPYLVSHIVAEGIISQTLSVVALVGIAWFVIRELPELLVIIDDIAYMVTGEDRDTAAELGLLPDADDATAAAGADDD
- a CDS encoding PGF-CTERM sorting domain-containing protein; this encodes MTRLHLRLSVFVALVFAAALVAGFASVGAASHGSPANFTVYPQENADRSPSATQATYVMSSAGADAFEADRGLEIVDYYWLESEQADFSACAPDDARVFGIDRGNNNTGTQVDESLLQHMKTYNVNERRITLDLYGPDDFGGDTINLYAPDATVAVLGDCVENTGEAGWYQFSGFVNGTTYAGNYEEVHLTSHYFWVGDFENEEEARAELGPPPSAEGDSSTSESTPTPTPTATATETRESTPTATPTTTATSTPTVTATSAAGGNDGSGGSSETETTEAPGGDSNEQNGGGNTGQSVADMTPTPGEGPGFGGIAALVGLLTAGLLVARRE